One stretch of Mangifera indica cultivar Alphonso chromosome 9, CATAS_Mindica_2.1, whole genome shotgun sequence DNA includes these proteins:
- the LOC123226556 gene encoding 14 kDa zinc-binding protein, protein MSGEKQKRIEISILGYSRLEVLSSHLSPAVVMASEKEAALAAVPSDSPTIFDKIINKEIPSKVVYEDDKVLAFRDISPQAPTHILIIPKVKDGLTGLSKAEERHCDILGRLLYTAKLVAKQEGLEDGFRIVINDGPKGCQSVYHIHLHLLGGRQMNWPAG, encoded by the exons ATGTCAGGGGAAAAACAAAAGAGGATCGAGATATCAATTCTTGGTTATAGCCGACTTGAAGTACTGAGCTCTCATTTATCGCCCGCAGTTGTCATGGCTTCAGAGAAAGAGGCAGCTCTGGCTGCTGTTCCCTCTGATTCTCCCACCAT atttgacaaaataattaacaaagaaaTCCCTTCTAAAGTGGTTTATGAGGATGACAAG GTCTTAGCTTTTAGGGACATATCTCCCCAAGCTCCTACTCACATTCTAATTATTCCCAAAGTGAAGGATGGCTTGACTGGACTATCTAAG GCTGAGGAAAGGCACTGTGATATTCTTGGCCGTCTTCTCTACACTGCTAAGCTGGTTGCCAAACAGGAAGGTCTGGAAGATGGCTTCAGAATTGTGATTAATGATGGGCCAAAGGGAT GTCAATCTGTATACCACATTCACCTCCATCTCTTAGGGGGGCGTCAGATGAACTGGCCAGCTGGCTAA
- the LOC123226558 gene encoding UBP1-associated protein 2A-like — protein MARKRKHDSKTTEPTEPPQKQLQQEPSKEEQQTVAEEPGAENNEDVEYEEVEEVEKEEEVEEEEEEEEEEEEEEEEEENDGENQETANTSGADQRDDEDDEPIEKLLEPFSKDQLVNLLREAAEKNSDVAHRIREVADEDPAHRKIFVHGLGWDTKAETLIDAFKQYGEIEDCKAVCDKVSGKSKGYGFILFKTRSGARKALKEPQKKIGSRMTSCQLASVGPVASPAPSMTQHHHQQPQPQPVSEYTQRKIFVSNVSAEFDPQKLLEFFSKFGEIEEGPLGLDKVTGKPKGFCLFVYRTVEAAKKALEEPHKNFEGHVLHCQKAVDGPKPGKPLHRHHQNAQNPHFQRNDNAGYVGAAARPGHLMAPSGPGVGAAAAQALNPAIGQALTAILATQGAGLGINPAIGQALLGLGSAAGAGAGMQGAYANQAVSPGVMTGYGNQGGYPNQQMAQGGSGRGQHGVNQYGGAPYMGH, from the coding sequence ATGGCAAGGAAGCGAAAGCACGACTCCAAAACCACTGAACCAACTGAACCTCCACAAAAACAACTCCAACAAGAGCCATCGAAAGAAGAACAACAAACTGTTGCTGAAGAGCCTGGAGCAGAAAACAACGAAGACGTCGAATATGAAGAAGTCGAAGAAgtagaaaaagaagaggaagtggaagaggaagaagaagaggaggaggaggaggaggaggaggaggaagaagaagaaaatgatggcGAAAATCAGGAGACAGCAAACACCTCAGGAGCAGATCAGAGAGACGATGAGGACGATGAGCCGATAGAGAAGCTTCTAGAACCTTTTAGCAAGGACCAGCTTGTAAATCTGCTCCGTGAAGCTGCTGAAAAGAATAGTGACGTGGCTCATCGGATTCGCGAAGTAGCCGATGAGGATCCAGCTCACCGGAAGATATTTGTGCACGGTCTTGGCTGGGACACAAAGGCCGAGACTTTAATTGATGCGTTCAAACAGTACGGTGAGATTGAGGATTGCAAAGCCGTTTGTGATAAGGTCTCTGGGAAATCCAAGGGTTATGGTTTCATTCTGTTCAAGACGCGAAGTGGGGCGCGTAAGGCACTTAAGGAGCCACAAAAGAAGATTGGGAGTCGGATGACGTCTTGCCAGCTGGCCTCCGTTGGCCCTGTGGCGTCTCCTGCTCCCAGTATGACGCAGCATCATCATCAACAGCCACAGCCGCAGCCAGTGTCTGAGTATACTCAAAGAAAGATTTTTGTTAGCAATGTTTCGGCGGAGTTTGATCCACAGAAGTTGCTTGAGTTTTTCTCCAAGTTCGGGGAGATTGAGGAAGGACCGCTGGGTCTGGATAAGGTCACTGGAAAGCCTAAAgggttttgtttgtttgtttataggACAGTTGAAGCTGCCAAGAAGGCTTTGGAGGAGCCGCACAAGAATTTTGAAGGTCATGTTTTGCATTGCCAGAAGGCTGTTGATGGACCGAAACCTGGAAAACCTCTGCACCGCCATCACCAGAATGCACAGAATCCACATTTCCAGAGAAATGACAATGCAGGTTATGTCGGTGCTGCAGCACGACCTGGCCACTTAATGGCACCGTCTGGACCTGGGGTTGGAGCTGCAGCTGCACAGGCATTGAACCCTGCTATTGGACAGGCGTTGACAGCTATACTGGCAACTCAGGGTGCTGGATTGGGGATCAACCCGGCAATTGGGCAGGCTTTGCTGGGACTGGGCTCTGCTGCTGGTGCAGGTGCTGGAATGCAGGGTGCATATGCAAATCAGGCAGTTAGTCCTGGGGTCATGACAGGGTATGGGAACCAGGGTGGCTATCCAAATCAGCAAATGGCACAAGGTGGGTCTGGAAGGGGCCAGCATGGCGTCAACCAGTATGGTGGCGCCCCATACATGGGCCATTAG
- the LOC123226557 gene encoding pentatricopeptide repeat-containing protein At5g66520-like yields MFSCSFASKYLKASKISVSLLDQCLNFKQLKQIQSHLTVSGTLWDPYAAGKIISFCVAADHGHGHLSHAYSLFLCLPHRTTFIWNTMIRGFAEKNEPNKALSLYKRMCISNFLPNNYTFSFVLKACAELSDSLTGLVCHAQVIKLGWENYDFVLNGLIHCYASFDCIGPAKNLFDTSMNRDVITWTSLINGYVKSGQIFVARQLFDEMPQRNVVSWSAMITGYVQFGLFKEALELFNEMQICGMQPNHAGIVGALTACACLGALDQGRWIHAYVNRNGMELDRVLGTALIDMYSKCGCIDTARCVFEGMRNKDVFAFTSLISGLANHDQGACAIELFARMQNEGVVPNEVTFICVLNACSRMGLVDEGLSIFSSMSEIYGIKPRVQHYGCLVDLLGRAGRLEEAKRVVKEMPLNPDNYVLGALLNACRVHGDFELGKETVESLVKRSLDHGGVHVLLSNIYASAKQWEVVAKVRKGMEDKNVRKVPGCSLIEVDGLVCEFVYGERSHVLMEEIEFLLFVIDKHLKSLCFNGDDDNKSIERVSLCNSY; encoded by the coding sequence ATGTTTTCTTGTAGTTTCGCCTCCAAATATCTGAAAGCAAGCAAGATTTCAGTGTCTCTACTGGATCAATGTCTCAATTTCAAACAACTAAAACAAATTCAGTCACATCTCACCGTTTCAGGCACCCTTTGGGACCCCTACGCCGCCGGCAAAATCATTTCCTTCTGTGTGGCCGCCGACCATGGTCATGGCCATCTCTCTCATGCTTACTCACTCTTCCTTTGTCTTCCGCATCGAACTACCTTCATTTGGAACACCATGATCAGAGGCTTTGCAGAGAAAAACGAACCGAACAAAGCCTTATCTTTGTATAAGCGAATGTGTATCTCTAACTTCTTGCCTAACAACTACACTTTCTCTTTTGTTCTCAAAGCTTGTGCTGAACTCTCGGATTCGTTAACGGGTTTAGTATGTCATGCCCAAGTTATTAAATTGGGTTGGGAAAActatgattttgttttgaatggATTAATTCATTGCTATGCTTCTTTTGACTGTATTGGCCCAGCCAAAAATTTGTTTGATACGAGTATGAATCGGGATGTTATTACGTGGACTTCTTTGATCAATGGGTATGTGAAGTCTGGCCAAATTTTCGTCGCACGCCAACTGTTTGATGAAATGCCACAGAGGAATGTGGTTTCTTGGAGTGCGATGATTACTGGGTATGTGCAATTTGGGCTCTTTAAGGAGGCTTTGGAGCTTTTTAATGAAATGCAGATTTGTGGGATGCAGCCTAATCATGCTGGGATTGTTGGAGCGCTTACCGCTTGTGCTTGTTTGGGTGCTTTGGATCAAGGGAGGTGGATACATGCTTATGTTAATAGAAATGGGATGGAATTGGATAGAGTCTTGGGAACTGCTCTTATTGACATGTATTCAAAGTGTGGCTGCATTGACACAGCTCGTTGTGTGTTTGAAGGCATGCGAAACAAGGATGTCTTTGCCTTTACCTCTTTGATTTCAGGTTTAGCAAATCATGATCAGGGTGCTTGTGCAATAGAGTTGTTTGCAAGGATGCAGAATGAAGGAGTTGTACCCAATGAAGTTACGTTCATATGTGTCCTGAATGCGTGTAGTCGAATGGGGTTGGTTGATGAAGGGTTGAGTATTTTTAGCAGCATGAGTGAGATTTATGGGATTAAACCCAGAGTTCAACACTATGGCTGTTTGGTAGATCTGTTGGGGAGAGCTGGGAGGCTAGAAGAGGCTAAAAGGGTGGTGAAAGAGATGCCTCTGAATCCAGACAATTATGTATTGGGTGCATTGCTCAATGCTTGTAGAGTTCATGGTGATTTTGAGTTAGGGAAGGAAACAGTGGAGAGCTTAGTCAAACGGAGTCTTGACCATGGAGGGGTTCATGTGCTTCTATCAAACATATACGCCTCTGCTAAGCAATGGGAAGTTGTGGCAAAGGTGAGGAAAGGAATGGAAGATAAGAATGTGAGAAAGGTGCCAGGATGCAGCTTGATTGAAGTGGATGGTTTGGTTTGTGAATTTGTTTATGGAGAGAGGTCACATGTGCTTATGgaggaaattgaatttttgttatttgtgaTTGACAAGCACTTGAAATCTCTTTGTTTCAATGGGGATGATGATAACAAGAGCATTGAAAGAGTAAGTCTATGTAACTCTTATTGA